From one Candidatus Sulfotelmatobacter sp. genomic stretch:
- the mce gene encoding methylmalonyl-CoA epimerase: MIDAPIDHVAIVVKDLEATIRLYTQTLGFTQVYREIVADQGIEAVGLRSGDAIIELLRPLDESSPVARFRGEADSRLHHTAYRVGDIRAELARLRDAGVRLIDEQPRRGAHGNTIAFLHPKSTGGVLIELCQPGGHAEPAAEAGRSPR; encoded by the coding sequence TTGATCGACGCCCCCATCGACCACGTCGCGATCGTGGTCAAGGATCTGGAGGCCACGATTCGCCTCTACACGCAGACGCTGGGATTCACGCAGGTGTACCGCGAGATCGTCGCCGACCAGGGGATCGAGGCGGTCGGTCTGCGCAGCGGGGATGCGATCATCGAGCTGCTCCGGCCGCTCGACGAGAGCTCGCCGGTCGCGCGCTTCCGCGGCGAGGCCGATTCGCGGCTCCACCACACCGCGTACCGCGTCGGCGACATCCGCGCCGAGCTGGCGCGCCTGCGCGACGCCGGCGTCCGCCTGATCGACGAGCAGCCGCGGCGCGGTGCGCACGGCAACACGATCGCGTTCCTGCACCCGAAATCGACCGGCGGCGTCCTGATCGAGCTCTGTCAACCGGGCGGCCATGCGGAACCGGCGGCCGAAGCAGGCCGTTCTCCGAGGTGA
- a CDS encoding methylmalonyl-CoA mutase family protein → MATRDLNASGIPLEPFYEPVDPPIRRAPPGSFPFTRGIRRDMYRGRLWTMRQYAGFATAAESNERYRYLLANGVTGLSVAFDLPTQLGYDSDATPARGEVGKVGVAIDTIADVETLFADIPLDQVTVSMTINAPASILLAFVLAVARRRGIPFERLGGTIQNDVLKEYVARGTYIFPPEPSMRLVTDVMAYCAQQVPNWNTISISGYHIREAGSTALQEMAFTLANAKAYLRAAQQAGLDVDVVAPRISFFWNAHNDFFEEVAKFRAARTLWAQIVRDEFGSRDKRSQMLRFHTQTGGSTLTAQEPENNVVRVALQALAAVLGGTQSLHTNGQDEALGLPTAQSARVALRTQQIIAYESGVTDVVDPLAGSYYLETLTDEMIERARELLGEIDAQGGAVAAIESGWMQDQIGESAYRAQQAIERGEQVVVGVNRFTDGGNDAPIPIQRIDPSIERDQVARTRAFRARRDAARTEATLEAARRAAAGRDNVMPALIDAVDAGATLGEISDVLRSVFGTHVARERIA, encoded by the coding sequence GTGGCCACCCGCGACCTGAACGCCAGCGGCATCCCGCTCGAGCCGTTCTACGAGCCCGTCGACCCGCCGATCCGGCGCGCCCCGCCCGGCAGTTTCCCCTTCACCCGCGGCATCCGGCGCGACATGTATCGCGGGCGGCTGTGGACGATGCGGCAGTACGCCGGCTTCGCGACGGCCGCCGAGTCCAACGAGCGCTACCGCTACCTGCTCGCCAACGGCGTGACCGGCCTTTCGGTCGCGTTCGACTTGCCCACCCAGCTCGGTTACGACTCCGACGCGACACCGGCGCGCGGCGAGGTCGGCAAGGTCGGCGTCGCGATCGACACCATCGCCGACGTCGAGACGCTGTTCGCCGACATCCCGCTCGATCAGGTGACGGTGTCGATGACGATCAACGCGCCGGCGTCGATCCTGCTGGCGTTCGTGCTGGCCGTCGCGCGCCGCCGCGGCATTCCGTTCGAGCGGCTCGGCGGCACGATCCAGAACGACGTGCTCAAGGAGTACGTCGCGCGCGGGACCTACATCTTCCCGCCCGAGCCGTCGATGCGGCTAGTGACCGACGTGATGGCGTACTGCGCGCAGCAGGTGCCGAACTGGAACACCATCTCGATCTCGGGCTATCACATCCGCGAAGCCGGCTCGACCGCGCTCCAAGAGATGGCGTTCACCCTGGCCAACGCGAAGGCGTACTTGCGCGCCGCCCAGCAGGCGGGGCTCGACGTCGACGTCGTCGCGCCGCGCATCTCGTTCTTTTGGAACGCGCACAACGACTTCTTCGAAGAGGTCGCCAAGTTCCGCGCCGCGCGCACGCTGTGGGCCCAGATCGTTCGCGACGAGTTCGGGTCGCGCGACAAACGCTCGCAGATGCTGCGCTTCCACACCCAGACCGGCGGCTCGACGCTCACCGCGCAAGAGCCGGAGAACAACGTCGTGCGGGTCGCGCTGCAGGCGCTGGCCGCGGTACTGGGCGGGACGCAATCGCTCCACACCAACGGCCAGGACGAAGCGCTGGGCCTGCCGACCGCGCAGTCGGCGCGGGTGGCGCTGCGCACGCAGCAGATCATCGCCTACGAGAGCGGCGTCACCGACGTGGTCGACCCGCTGGCCGGTTCGTACTACCTCGAAACGCTGACCGACGAGATGATCGAGCGCGCGCGCGAGCTGCTGGGCGAGATCGACGCGCAGGGCGGTGCGGTCGCGGCGATCGAGAGCGGCTGGATGCAGGACCAGATCGGGGAGTCGGCCTATCGCGCGCAGCAGGCGATCGAGCGCGGCGAGCAGGTCGTGGTCGGCGTCAACCGCTTCACCGACGGCGGCAACGACGCGCCGATCCCGATCCAGCGCATCGATCCGTCGATCGAACGCGACCAAGTCGCTCGCACGCGCGCCTTTCGGGCACGGCGCGACGCCGCGCGCACCGAGGCGACGCTCGAAGCGGCCCGGCGCGCGGCCGCCGGCCGCGACAACGTCATGCCGGCCCTGATCGACGCGGTCGACGCCGGCGCGACGCTGGGCGAGATCAGCGACGTCCTGCGCAGCGTCTTCGGCACCCACGTGGCTCGGGAGAGAATCGCTTGA
- a CDS encoding SCO family protein codes for MRISPVAALLAFVALGPLSALAPASAAGVVPIHATVLGAGERGQLVVRSAGVTGELPAGTYRWAVTPASAARLAPGTEIDGLLMGRRLTAVRAATAFVAGLPGSLTVRHLNRGDLLGDRTLVDQDGVVRHLADWRGKSLVLSFVYTRCPDLAICPAISGKFAYLQHHIDPRDTHLALVSLDPTFDSPSVLKRYGAQFAADPARWSLLTGEGSEVKALLDAFEVSSLQDGPGHYIHQDDLVLVNPNGRIAEIIPTAGWDPGDVLAEVQALAGKASNPFQRLMLAAVAGIAALCGGYSLAGVVTELAAIGITFIGAVVLGVWFTWRFVRHG; via the coding sequence GTGCGCATCTCTCCCGTTGCGGCGTTGCTTGCCTTCGTCGCCCTCGGACCGTTGTCGGCGCTCGCTCCGGCCAGCGCGGCGGGCGTGGTTCCCATCCACGCAACCGTGCTCGGGGCCGGTGAGCGCGGTCAGCTGGTCGTGCGCAGCGCCGGCGTGACCGGCGAGCTGCCCGCCGGAACGTACCGCTGGGCGGTGACGCCCGCGTCGGCAGCGCGCCTGGCGCCGGGGACGGAGATCGACGGCCTGCTGATGGGCCGCCGGCTGACGGCCGTCCGCGCGGCGACCGCCTTCGTCGCCGGACTGCCGGGCTCGCTGACCGTGCGTCACCTCAACCGCGGCGATCTGCTCGGCGACCGGACCCTGGTCGATCAGGACGGCGTCGTCCGCCATCTCGCGGACTGGCGCGGCAAGTCGCTGGTGCTGAGCTTCGTCTACACGCGCTGTCCGGATTTGGCGATCTGCCCCGCCATCAGCGGCAAGTTCGCCTACCTGCAGCACCACATCGACCCGCGCGACACCCACCTGGCGCTGGTGAGCCTGGACCCGACCTTCGACTCGCCCTCGGTCCTCAAGCGCTACGGCGCCCAGTTCGCCGCCGATCCGGCCCGCTGGTCGCTCTTGACCGGCGAGGGCTCCGAGGTCAAGGCGCTGCTGGACGCCTTCGAGGTCTCCTCGCTGCAGGACGGGCCCGGGCACTACATCCACCAAGACGACTTGGTGCTGGTCAACCCGAACGGCCGGATCGCGGAGATCATCCCAACCGCCGGCTGGGACCCGGGCGACGTCCTGGCCGAGGTCCAAGCGCTGGCCGGGAAGGCCTCGAACCCGTTCCAGCGGCTGATGCTGGCGGCCGTCGCCGGGATCGCGGCGCTGTGCGGCGGCTACTCCCTGGCCGGCGTCGTCACCGAGCTGGCCGCCATCGGGATCACTTTCATCGGCGCGGTCGTCCTCGGGGTGTGGTTCACCTGGCGGTTCGTCCGGCACGGCTGA
- a CDS encoding SCO family protein, producing MTFTVPGFAANGYDYGMSVRRRVLTRAASALVALALSACAHAAPHFNGTTLTPKPAYDFTLTDQNGRPFSLASERGREVVLFFGYTHCPDVCPATMAQLARVDRGLSAAQRARVQVLFVTVDPQRDSPPVMKRYVALFDPSFIGLTGSEAQLDPVFAAYHVWHQKLPGTKASGYLMAHSGSVYLIDPAGELRVLHDWTDPAPAIASDVKELLG from the coding sequence ATGACGTTTACCGTACCCGGATTCGCGGCGAACGGGTACGACTACGGTATGTCGGTTCGGCGCCGTGTCCTCACGCGTGCGGCGAGCGCCCTGGTCGCGCTCGCGCTGAGCGCGTGCGCGCACGCCGCGCCGCATTTCAACGGGACCACGCTCACCCCGAAACCGGCCTACGATTTCACGCTGACCGATCAGAACGGGCGGCCGTTCTCGTTGGCGAGCGAACGCGGCCGCGAAGTGGTCCTGTTCTTCGGCTATACGCACTGTCCGGACGTGTGCCCGGCCACGATGGCGCAGCTGGCGCGCGTCGACCGCGGGCTCTCGGCGGCGCAGCGCGCGCGCGTGCAGGTCCTGTTCGTCACCGTCGACCCGCAGCGCGATTCGCCGCCGGTCATGAAACGCTACGTCGCGCTGTTCGATCCGTCGTTCATCGGCTTGACCGGCAGCGAGGCGCAGCTGGATCCGGTGTTCGCCGCTTATCACGTCTGGCATCAAAAGCTGCCGGGCACGAAGGCCAGCGGATATCTCATGGCGCACAGCGGATCGGTCTACCTGATCGACCCGGCCGGCGAGCTGCGCGTGCTGCACGACTGGACCGATCCCGCGCCGGCGATCGCGTCGGACGTCAAGGAGCTGCTTGGATGA
- a CDS encoding copper chaperone PCu(A)C, translated as MIAPLLLAAITVVGAWSRPAVDTGVVYATIRNTGSRPVALVGASTPRASSVELHESTTMSSGAMKMQGMTMPAMGMHPVSRIVIPAHGSVTLKPGGYHLMLLGLRGTLAAGQRIPLTLRFAGAPPVSTLVPVETRAF; from the coding sequence ATGATCGCCCCGCTGCTGTTGGCCGCCATTACCGTCGTGGGCGCATGGTCACGCCCCGCCGTCGACACCGGCGTCGTCTACGCGACGATCCGCAACACCGGCTCGCGCCCCGTCGCGCTGGTCGGCGCGAGCACGCCGCGCGCGAGCAGCGTCGAGCTGCACGAATCGACGACGATGTCGAGCGGCGCGATGAAGATGCAGGGGATGACGATGCCCGCGATGGGGATGCACCCGGTCAGCCGCATCGTCATCCCGGCGCATGGCTCGGTGACGCTCAAGCCGGGCGGCTACCATCTGATGCTGCTCGGATTGCGCGGCACGCTGGCGGCGGGGCAGCGGATTCCGCTGACGCTGCGGTTCGCGGGCGCACCGCCCGTCTCGACGCTGGTTCCCGTCGAGACGCGCGCTTTCTAG
- a CDS encoding molybdopterin-dependent oxidoreductase yields the protein MMRALLLAALVATLGASAPPATVTLSGQFVRGASIGLADLAAMPRTQVTASEHDGSTSHYAGVTLAALLRQAGAPVGDAAKGLAARSYLTVTGSDGYVAAYSLSELDTTAASCAPILADTREGAPLPAASGPFRVVAPCDRVQARWVRNVVALTVGTLPGPPIKPMKD from the coding sequence ATGATGCGGGCGCTGCTGCTGGCGGCGCTGGTCGCGACGCTCGGCGCGTCCGCGCCGCCGGCGACCGTCACGCTGAGCGGGCAGTTCGTGCGCGGCGCATCGATCGGCCTCGCCGATCTGGCGGCGATGCCGCGCACCCAGGTCACGGCGAGCGAACACGACGGCAGCACCAGCCACTACGCCGGGGTGACGCTCGCGGCGCTGCTTCGCCAAGCCGGAGCGCCGGTCGGCGACGCCGCCAAGGGCCTCGCGGCGCGCTCGTACCTCACCGTAACCGGCTCCGACGGATACGTCGCCGCCTACTCGCTGAGCGAGTTGGACACCACGGCGGCGAGCTGCGCGCCGATCTTGGCCGACACGCGCGAGGGGGCGCCGCTGCCGGCGGCGAGCGGCCCCTTTCGGGTCGTCGCGCCGTGCGACCGTGTCCAGGCGCGCTGGGTCCGCAACGTCGTCGCGCTCACGGTGGGCACCCTGCCCGGGCCGCCGATCAAGCCGATGAAGGACTGA
- the msrB gene encoding peptide-methionine (R)-S-oxide reductase MsrB, which translates to MRRSTLLAGLAALGALRAVPARAALTLVTHTDAEWRKLLPPQTYWVMRQAGTEQPFSSPLDEEKRRGTYVCAACALPLFSSKTKFDSGTGWPSFWAPLPGAIATKSDTSDLMVRTEVHCARCAGHLGHVFDDGPQPTGLRYCMNGVALNFRPAADRA; encoded by the coding sequence ATGCGACGTTCCACGCTCTTGGCCGGCCTGGCCGCTCTGGGTGCCCTGCGCGCCGTGCCGGCGCGCGCCGCGCTGACGCTGGTGACCCACACCGACGCGGAGTGGCGCAAGCTGCTCCCGCCGCAGACGTACTGGGTCATGCGTCAGGCCGGGACGGAACAGCCGTTCTCGAGTCCGCTCGACGAAGAGAAGCGGCGCGGGACGTATGTCTGCGCGGCGTGCGCGCTGCCGCTGTTCTCCTCGAAGACGAAGTTCGACAGCGGGACCGGCTGGCCGAGCTTCTGGGCGCCGCTGCCGGGCGCGATCGCGACCAAGAGCGACACCTCGGACCTCATGGTGCGCACCGAAGTGCACTGCGCGCGCTGCGCCGGCCACCTCGGCCACGTCTTCGACGACGGTCCGCAGCCGACCGGCCTGCGCTACTGCATGAACGGCGTCGCGCTCAACTTCCGTCCCGCTGCGGATCGAGCGTAG
- the cysE gene encoding serine O-acetyltransferase yields the protein MTLGETALRTAPDGSATARVWDVLRADAERIAAAEPFLAPLLRRSILGPASFGEALAAVLAAKLADADLDAPRLMTLADDAFAADPAIVETAALDLAASVERNPAYPDHVTPFLYAKGYSALEWYRVAHHLWTSDRRSLALYLQGRVSDTFAVDIHPAARIGRAIFVDHATGVVIGETAVVGDDVSILHNVTLGGTGKESGDRHPKIGRGVLLSAGAKVLGNVVVGEGAKVAAGSVVLRPVAPYTTVAGVPAKVVGRQPGQMPGRSMDQDFLDFQI from the coding sequence ATGACGCTGGGAGAGACCGCTCTGCGGACGGCACCCGACGGATCCGCGACCGCGCGGGTCTGGGACGTGCTGCGCGCCGACGCGGAGCGCATCGCCGCCGCCGAACCGTTCCTGGCCCCGCTGCTGCGGCGCTCGATCCTCGGGCCGGCCTCGTTCGGCGAAGCGCTCGCCGCCGTGCTCGCCGCCAAGCTGGCCGACGCCGACCTCGATGCGCCGCGCCTGATGACGCTCGCCGACGACGCGTTCGCGGCCGATCCCGCGATCGTCGAGACCGCCGCGCTGGACCTGGCCGCCAGCGTCGAGCGCAATCCCGCCTATCCCGACCACGTGACGCCGTTCCTGTACGCCAAGGGCTACAGCGCGCTCGAGTGGTACCGCGTCGCGCACCACCTGTGGACCAGCGATCGCCGCTCACTGGCGCTCTATCTGCAAGGTCGCGTCTCCGACACGTTCGCCGTCGACATCCATCCGGCCGCGCGCATCGGGCGCGCGATCTTCGTCGATCACGCGACCGGCGTCGTCATCGGCGAGACCGCCGTCGTGGGCGACGACGTTTCGATTCTGCACAACGTCACGCTGGGCGGCACCGGCAAAGAGAGCGGCGACCGCCACCCCAAGATCGGGCGTGGCGTCCTGCTCTCGGCGGGCGCGAAGGTGCTGGGCAACGTGGTCGTCGGCGAAGGCGCGAAGGTCGCCGCCGGCAGCGTCGTGCTGCGCCCGGTCGCGCCGTACACGACCGTCGCGGGCGTACCGGCGAAGGTCGTCGGCCGCCAGCCCGGTCAGATGCCGGGCCGCTCGATGGATCAGGACTTCCTCGACTTCCAAATCTAG
- a CDS encoding methylglyoxal synthase, with product MDANPRHRGGAPRIALIAHDARKDDLTEWAFFNRGTLARCELVATGTTGSQVAKATALPVELLLSGPLGGDAQVGAMLVEHKIDLIVFFWDPLSSQPHDVDVKALLRLAVLYNVPIACNRATADFLISSPLFSDERHRIDRRVSTAL from the coding sequence ATGGACGCCAATCCGCGCCACCGCGGCGGGGCGCCGCGCATCGCGCTGATCGCGCACGACGCCCGCAAAGACGACCTGACCGAGTGGGCCTTCTTCAACCGGGGAACGCTGGCGCGCTGCGAGCTCGTGGCGACCGGAACGACCGGCTCGCAAGTCGCCAAGGCGACGGCGCTGCCGGTCGAGCTGCTGCTCTCGGGACCGCTCGGCGGCGACGCGCAAGTCGGGGCGATGCTCGTCGAGCACAAGATCGACCTGATCGTCTTCTTCTGGGACCCGCTCTCCTCGCAGCCCCACGACGTCGACGTCAAAGCGCTGCTGCGTCTGGCGGTGCTCTACAACGTCCCCATCGCATGCAACCGTGCGACGGCCGATTTCCTCATCTCCTCGCCGCTGTTCAGCGACGAACGGCACCGGATCGACCGGCGGGTCAGCACCGCGCTCTGA
- a CDS encoding NAD-dependent epimerase/dehydratase family protein produces MGTIALWGANGAIGRSIAAVLRADGRPYRVVGRDAAALARTFGGDPLAEIVAWDPADPASVRAAAQGVETIVYLVGVDYTQFAQHPVLMRATLDGAIAAGVRDMLLIGTVYPYGRPRTTPVREDHPREPHTFKGRMRKAQEDLLLDADRAGRIRGAVLRLPDFYGPGVEKSLLGELFTNGANGKMAAVIGPRETPHEYIYVPDVGAVVVRLVDEPRAWGHVWHLGGAGTTTTRAMIDRVARSTGKPVRTLGMNAMMLRTFGLFNGVVRELVEMYYLATDPVVLDDSALHALLGPIRKTPYDDGVRATVAAARG; encoded by the coding sequence ATGGGCACGATCGCACTCTGGGGAGCCAATGGGGCCATCGGGCGGAGCATCGCGGCGGTGCTGCGTGCCGACGGACGGCCGTACCGCGTGGTCGGGCGGGATGCCGCCGCACTGGCGCGCACCTTCGGCGGCGATCCGCTGGCCGAGATCGTCGCCTGGGACCCGGCCGACCCGGCCTCGGTCCGCGCGGCGGCGCAGGGTGTCGAGACCATCGTGTATCTGGTCGGCGTCGACTACACGCAGTTCGCGCAGCATCCGGTGCTGATGCGGGCGACGCTCGACGGCGCGATCGCCGCGGGCGTGCGCGACATGCTGCTGATCGGCACCGTCTATCCCTACGGGCGCCCGCGGACGACGCCGGTGCGCGAAGACCATCCGCGCGAGCCGCACACGTTCAAAGGCCGCATGCGCAAGGCGCAAGAGGATCTGCTGCTCGACGCCGATCGCGCGGGCCGGATCCGCGGCGCCGTGCTGCGGTTGCCCGATTTTTACGGGCCGGGCGTCGAGAAGAGCCTGCTCGGCGAGCTGTTCACGAACGGCGCGAACGGGAAGATGGCCGCGGTGATCGGCCCGCGCGAGACGCCGCACGAGTACATCTACGTGCCGGACGTCGGTGCGGTCGTCGTGCGGCTCGTCGACGAGCCGCGTGCGTGGGGACACGTCTGGCACCTGGGCGGCGCGGGCACGACGACGACACGGGCGATGATCGATCGCGTCGCGCGCAGCACCGGCAAACCGGTCCGGACGCTCGGCATGAACGCGATGATGCTGCGCACATTCGGTCTGTTCAACGGCGTCGTGCGCGAGCTGGTCGAGATGTACTATCTGGCCACCGACCCGGTGGTGCTCGACGATTCCGCGTTGCACGCGCTGCTCGGACCGATCCGCAAGACGCCCTACGATGACGGCGTGCGTGCAACCGTCGCGGCCGCGCGCGGCTGA
- a CDS encoding helix-turn-helix domain-containing protein produces the protein MASTAPRERRRVALREAILEAARGLLRSEGLRALTMRRIAEAVDYAPASLYSHFGSREALLAELCRAGMAGLRAALERAVAGIDDPYARLAAAGRAYLQFALDEPDVYRLMFMEDAAITKAVFEHVEWEDGAAALAIVAAPFVQLRAAGAPLPADDPARLTDLFFAAVHGVASLRLACPSIPATDDAALIATAVDAIAGRAVRASGRAAASA, from the coding sequence ATGGCCAGCACCGCGCCCCGCGAGCGTCGCCGCGTCGCCCTGCGAGAAGCGATCTTGGAGGCGGCTCGCGGCCTGCTGCGCAGCGAGGGCCTGCGGGCGCTCACCATGCGGCGGATCGCCGAGGCGGTCGACTACGCGCCGGCTTCGCTCTACTCGCACTTCGGCAGCCGCGAGGCGCTGCTGGCCGAGCTCTGCCGCGCGGGAATGGCGGGTCTGCGGGCGGCGCTCGAACGCGCCGTGGCCGGGATCGACGACCCCTACGCGCGGCTGGCGGCCGCCGGCCGGGCCTACCTGCAGTTCGCCCTCGACGAGCCCGACGTCTACCGTCTGATGTTCATGGAGGACGCGGCGATCACCAAGGCCGTGTTCGAGCACGTCGAGTGGGAGGACGGCGCCGCCGCGTTGGCGATCGTGGCCGCGCCGTTCGTCCAGCTGCGCGCGGCCGGTGCGCCGTTGCCCGCCGACGATCCGGCCCGGCTGACCGATCTGTTCTTTGCCGCCGTCCACGGCGTGGCCAGCCTGCGGCTGGCGTGCCCGTCGATCCCGGCGACCGACGACGCCGCGCTGATCGCGACCGCCGTCGACGCGATCGCCGGCCGCGCGGTCAGGGCGTCCGGAAGAGCGGCAGCATCGGCTTGA
- a CDS encoding alkaline phosphatase family protein — protein MRLPAALAVLALAATASVPSLAAGGPTPDDLAVPRYRHIFVIVDENKDADQIVGAADAPGLSALASRYGTASAMYAEVHPSEPNYVAMLSGSTFGLHDDDAYYCKPGTDDPHCHGTNDPGYAPHLIDAPNLATQLTGAGLTWKGYYESIPATGSLAVTGASETDAPPWYVSKHAGFINFRSVVADPRRNEHLVGLDALQADLDAGTAPSFGYIVGNLCDDMHGMSAGANVPADCTFDPIGPLIRRGDNWAVNVVNTIIGSPLWASGDNVAIVVTWDESDSPARDGCCGVTPNAVSNFGGGRIPTIVITNHGPRGVVDATPYNHYSLLRTIEDAFGIHQYLGLAAASDRGVKPMLPLFRTP, from the coding sequence ATGCGCCTTCCCGCTGCCCTCGCCGTCCTCGCGCTCGCGGCCACCGCCTCGGTACCGTCCCTCGCGGCCGGCGGCCCCACGCCCGACGACCTCGCCGTCCCGCGCTATCGCCATATCTTCGTCATCGTCGACGAAAACAAGGACGCCGACCAGATCGTCGGCGCCGCCGACGCACCGGGCCTGAGCGCGCTGGCCTCGCGGTACGGCACGGCCAGCGCGATGTACGCCGAAGTCCATCCCAGCGAGCCGAACTACGTCGCGATGCTGAGCGGCTCGACGTTCGGGCTGCACGACGACGACGCGTACTACTGCAAGCCGGGCACCGACGATCCGCACTGTCACGGAACGAACGATCCCGGCTACGCGCCGCACCTGATCGACGCGCCCAACCTGGCGACGCAGCTCACGGGCGCGGGCCTGACGTGGAAGGGATACTACGAGAGCATCCCCGCGACCGGTTCGCTGGCGGTGACCGGCGCGAGCGAGACCGACGCCCCGCCCTGGTACGTCTCGAAGCACGCCGGCTTCATCAACTTCCGGTCCGTCGTCGCCGACCCGCGCCGTAACGAGCACTTGGTCGGGCTCGACGCGCTGCAAGCGGACCTCGACGCGGGCACCGCGCCGAGCTTCGGCTACATCGTGGGCAACCTGTGCGACGACATGCACGGGATGAGCGCGGGCGCGAACGTGCCGGCCGACTGCACCTTCGACCCGATCGGGCCGCTGATCCGGCGCGGCGACAACTGGGCCGTCAACGTCGTCAACACGATCATCGGCTCACCGCTGTGGGCGTCCGGCGACAACGTCGCGATCGTGGTCACGTGGGACGAGAGCGACTCACCCGCGCGCGACGGCTGCTGCGGCGTGACGCCGAACGCGGTCTCGAACTTCGGCGGCGGCCGCATCCCGACGATCGTCATCACCAACCACGGCCCGCGTGGAGTGGTCGACGCGACGCCGTACAATCACTACTCGCTGCTGCGCACGATCGAGGACGCGTTCGGAATCCACCAATACCTGGGGCTGGCGGCCGCGAGCGATCGCGGCGTCAAGCCGATGCTGCCGCTCTTCCGGACGCCCTGA
- a CDS encoding enoyl-ACP reductase, whose translation MGLLDGKTILVTGIANKWSIASGIAHRLHEHGAKLVLTYQGERVEKAVRQHADELGGAPVFECDVTSDASLRALADGVGKLDGFVHSIAFVKKEDLSGTVYETSRDGFLMSMDVSAYSLIALAQHLEPNLNDGASIMTLTYLGGTQIVPNYNIAGIAKAALESIVRYLAYDLGARGIRVNAISAGPISTASSRQVGGFSQMPAKVAAASPLRRNVTALDVGNVAVYLASALSSQITADVHFVDAGYHAMGMYPDTAKA comes from the coding sequence GTGGGACTGCTCGACGGAAAGACCATCCTCGTCACCGGCATCGCCAATAAGTGGTCGATCGCCAGCGGCATCGCGCACCGGCTGCACGAGCACGGCGCCAAGCTCGTGCTGACCTACCAAGGCGAACGGGTCGAGAAAGCGGTGCGCCAGCACGCCGACGAGCTGGGCGGCGCGCCGGTGTTCGAATGCGACGTCACCAGCGACGCGTCGCTGCGCGCGCTGGCCGACGGGGTCGGGAAGCTCGACGGGTTCGTCCACTCGATCGCCTTCGTGAAGAAAGAAGATCTCTCGGGCACGGTCTACGAGACCTCGCGCGACGGCTTCCTGATGTCGATGGACGTCAGCGCGTACTCGCTGATCGCGCTCGCGCAGCACCTCGAGCCGAACCTCAACGACGGAGCGTCGATCATGACGCTCACGTACCTGGGCGGCACGCAGATCGTGCCGAACTACAACATCGCCGGCATCGCGAAAGCGGCGCTCGAGTCGATCGTGCGTTATCTCGCCTACGATCTGGGGGCGCGCGGCATCCGCGTCAACGCGATCTCGGCCGGTCCGATCTCCACCGCCTCCTCGCGCCAGGTCGGCGGCTTCTCGCAGATGCCGGCCAAGGTCGCGGCCGCCTCGCCGCTGCGCCGCAACGTCACCGCGCTCGACGTCGGCAACGTCGCCGTCTACCTGGCCTCCGCGCTCTCTTCGCAGATCACCGCCGACGTTCACTTCGTCGACGCCGGCTATCACGCGATGGGCATGTATCCCGACACGGCCAAGGCCTGA